Proteins encoded by one window of Kribbella italica:
- a CDS encoding polysaccharide lyase family 8 super-sandwich domain-containing protein has translation MELSRRRLLSFVPAAALLTAVHPAPASAAGLSAEAAVAAGPEQLLANLAGIFTGTAESNVRPEVAAKLAALDQTARTWLAAMDRAGATEAFAGLPLGTSDPNLSASYQHLYEIALAFRRPGPASELQGNAAVRTKVLDKLTWLHANYYGDQSKGYYGNWFTWEIGISGFAGKTLALLDAPRDLVTTYVASMDAYLRSGTNGDVNLDSRFHTGANLADITTNRIVQGALLADDARIRKALQDQFTVFATIDPYDLQHGVTDGYYADGSFIQHSSVAYTGSYGKGLLSRVVQTVKLLDGTAYAASDDLVKVVQGWVETGFAPLIFEGWMMEIVKGRAVSRPGTGYDDVAVVIEAVVDLADYAAAADAARLRSYVKFTARPTLNPNSFVSPVSVARLAEIVADPAVVPADLNPAASSVAFNAMDKTVHRRPGYAFALARNSERISKYEYMSGENLLPWFQGDGAYYLYLSGQDQTQAYGVDYFTTVSPYGLAGVTAPVETRQSIPALYGTAYYDNPTHPLNFTPSSESQNTYVYFPTGTNRHSGGATLDAVGAVGWVQSDDYAYAQRAELPDDFVVYRNASATKSWFLLDDQIVVLAAGAGDARRAATTTVDARPSVALPAVEGVLRNGRRWSGAGVADLRWLHYSNGAQSVGYYFHAGSRARVGLDQVTRSRRVIRTSNPDTAVTRNVFSLTLDHAAGALTSHAYSLLPNASRTQLATHRPPRILTNTTRGQAIQSANLTAANTFTSGPHFLPGLIIDGPASTITRTTGRHLTVAVSDPTFARATITLTIPARWLTLTAPNPAVRLTHTLLGTRVTFTTHHQHGATITAKLR, from the coding sequence GTGGAGCTCAGTCGTCGCCGCCTGCTGTCGTTCGTCCCCGCCGCCGCCCTGCTGACCGCGGTCCATCCCGCGCCGGCCTCGGCCGCCGGCTTGTCCGCCGAAGCTGCCGTAGCCGCCGGGCCTGAACAGTTGCTGGCCAACCTGGCCGGCATCTTCACCGGGACCGCCGAGTCCAACGTGCGCCCGGAGGTCGCCGCCAAGCTCGCCGCGCTCGACCAGACCGCGCGCACCTGGCTCGCGGCGATGGACCGCGCCGGCGCGACCGAGGCCTTCGCCGGGCTGCCGCTCGGGACCAGCGACCCGAACCTCAGCGCGTCGTACCAGCACCTCTACGAGATCGCGCTCGCCTTCCGGCGTCCCGGCCCGGCCTCCGAACTGCAGGGCAACGCCGCGGTGCGGACCAAGGTGCTCGACAAGCTGACCTGGCTGCACGCGAACTACTACGGCGACCAGTCGAAGGGGTACTACGGCAACTGGTTCACCTGGGAGATCGGCATCTCCGGCTTCGCCGGCAAGACCCTCGCGCTGCTCGACGCGCCGCGCGACCTCGTCACGACGTACGTCGCATCGATGGACGCCTACCTGCGCAGCGGCACCAACGGCGACGTGAATCTCGACTCGCGCTTCCACACCGGCGCGAACCTCGCCGACATCACCACCAACCGGATCGTCCAGGGCGCGCTGCTCGCCGACGACGCGCGGATCCGCAAGGCGCTGCAGGACCAGTTCACGGTCTTCGCGACGATCGACCCGTACGACCTGCAGCACGGCGTCACCGACGGGTACTACGCGGACGGCTCGTTCATCCAGCACAGCTCGGTCGCGTACACCGGCTCGTACGGCAAGGGTCTGCTCAGCCGCGTCGTCCAGACCGTCAAGCTGCTCGACGGTACGGCGTACGCGGCAAGCGACGACCTGGTGAAGGTGGTGCAGGGCTGGGTCGAGACCGGGTTCGCGCCGCTGATCTTCGAGGGCTGGATGATGGAGATCGTCAAGGGCCGCGCGGTCTCGCGGCCGGGCACCGGGTACGACGACGTCGCGGTCGTGATCGAGGCGGTCGTCGACCTCGCCGACTACGCGGCCGCCGCGGACGCGGCGCGGCTGCGGTCGTACGTGAAGTTCACCGCGCGGCCGACGCTGAACCCGAACAGCTTCGTCTCTCCCGTCAGTGTCGCGCGGCTGGCCGAGATCGTCGCAGATCCAGCTGTGGTGCCTGCGGATCTGAACCCGGCGGCCTCGTCGGTGGCGTTCAACGCGATGGACAAGACCGTGCACCGGCGGCCCGGCTACGCGTTCGCGCTGGCGCGGAACTCGGAGCGGATCAGCAAGTACGAGTACATGAGTGGTGAGAACCTGCTGCCGTGGTTCCAGGGTGACGGCGCGTACTACCTCTATCTGTCGGGGCAGGACCAGACGCAGGCGTACGGCGTCGACTACTTCACCACCGTGTCGCCGTACGGGCTGGCGGGGGTGACCGCGCCGGTCGAGACGCGCCAGTCGATCCCCGCGCTGTACGGGACGGCGTACTACGACAACCCGACGCACCCGCTGAACTTCACCCCGTCGTCGGAGTCGCAGAACACCTACGTGTACTTCCCGACCGGCACGAACCGGCACTCCGGTGGCGCGACCTTGGACGCGGTCGGGGCGGTCGGGTGGGTGCAGTCCGACGACTACGCCTACGCGCAGCGGGCCGAACTGCCCGACGATTTCGTTGTCTACCGCAACGCTTCGGCGACCAAGTCGTGGTTCCTGCTCGACGACCAGATCGTCGTCCTGGCCGCGGGCGCCGGCGACGCCCGGCGCGCGGCGACGACGACCGTCGATGCCCGTCCGTCGGTGGCTCTGCCTGCTGTCGAAGGCGTCCTCCGCAACGGCCGCCGCTGGTCGGGCGCGGGCGTCGCGGATCTCCGCTGGCTCCACTACTCCAACGGCGCCCAGTCGGTCGGCTACTACTTCCACGCTGGTTCCCGGGCCCGCGTGGGTCTGGATCAGGTCACCCGCAGCCGCCGCGTCATCCGTACGTCGAACCCGGACACCGCGGTCACCCGCAACGTCTTCTCCCTGACCCTCGACCACGCTGCCGGCGCGCTCACCTCCCACGCGTACTCGCTGCTCCCCAACGCGAGCCGCACTCAGCTGGCCACCCACCGCCCGCCGCGCATCCTCACCAACACCACCCGAGGCCAGGCCATCCAGTCCGCCAACCTCACGGCCGCCAACACCTTCACCTCCGGCCCCCACTTCCTCCCCGGCCTGATCATCGACGGCCCCGCCTCCACGATCACCCGCACCACCGGCCGTCACCTCACGGTGGCTGTCTCCGACCCCACCTTCGCCCGCGCGACGATCACGCTGACGATCCCGGCCCGCTGGCTCACCCTCACGGCCCCCAACCCCGCCGTCCGCCTCACCCACACCCTCCTCGGCACCCGCGTGACCTTCACCACCCACCACCAACACGGCGCAACCATCACCGCCAAGCTGCGTTAG
- a CDS encoding DUF6652 family protein → MTPMMAKVFGGWLGLGAVLTAGVAAGIVLKHPFRIDEASDLGIAYAVLGGWLAVQLVLGMLVVADAVRLTRRRELDALQRAADGVKLAAIPFFLMNFVALAGAVVIQGAGDRDRLGLDGFLVALLFVVLTYLALLPTSAYGVGCLVVMRKDEQVGPVFFGINATLHFLFVVDVLSSIVVVEVARRLLGIARAPGAWSRNLMTGVLVAGSSLATVWLLLVAIFYGLDFRPDFIAEGIFWLVLVPPAEFVLLVVVPVVPLVTFRTAVRLFLSGDLDTLRRTARTVKLVLIPLFLQNFVICTVIVLGLTLLPVVVTRGLILFAGPAGLAFVGVFTATGLVPTVIGTYLMLLPTSIYGVTCLALMMRLRAVSPRYGVVNTLLHLVFVADIVSALAVFSGGRRQAAVAAR, encoded by the coding sequence GGTGGCTCGGACTGGGCGCGGTCCTGACGGCCGGCGTGGCCGCGGGCATCGTGCTGAAGCACCCGTTCCGGATCGACGAGGCGAGCGACCTGGGCATCGCGTACGCCGTCCTCGGCGGCTGGCTCGCCGTCCAGCTCGTGCTCGGGATGCTCGTCGTCGCGGACGCGGTCCGGCTGACCCGCCGCCGCGAGCTCGACGCGTTGCAGCGCGCGGCCGATGGCGTGAAGCTCGCCGCGATCCCGTTCTTCCTGATGAACTTCGTCGCGCTGGCCGGCGCGGTCGTGATCCAGGGTGCCGGCGATCGCGACCGGCTCGGTCTCGACGGGTTCCTGGTGGCGCTGCTGTTCGTCGTACTGACGTATCTCGCGTTGCTGCCGACGTCGGCGTACGGCGTGGGCTGCTTGGTGGTGATGCGCAAGGACGAGCAGGTCGGGCCGGTGTTCTTCGGCATCAATGCGACGCTGCATTTTCTGTTCGTCGTCGACGTGCTCAGCTCGATCGTCGTGGTCGAGGTGGCCAGGCGACTGCTCGGGATCGCTCGCGCGCCGGGCGCTTGGTCGCGGAACCTGATGACCGGTGTGCTGGTCGCCGGTTCATCGCTGGCCACCGTCTGGCTGCTGCTCGTCGCGATCTTCTACGGACTCGATTTCCGTCCCGACTTCATCGCCGAGGGCATCTTCTGGCTGGTGCTCGTCCCACCGGCGGAGTTCGTACTCCTGGTGGTGGTACCGGTCGTGCCGTTGGTGACGTTCCGGACCGCTGTGCGGCTGTTCCTCAGTGGCGATCTCGACACATTGCGACGGACGGCCCGGACGGTCAAGCTCGTGCTGATCCCGCTCTTCCTGCAGAACTTCGTGATCTGCACGGTCATCGTGCTCGGCCTGACGTTGCTGCCGGTGGTCGTCACCCGCGGCCTCATTCTCTTCGCCGGCCCGGCCGGGCTCGCGTTCGTCGGCGTCTTCACGGCGACGGGTCTGGTCCCCACGGTGATCGGCACCTACCTGATGCTGCTGCCCACCTCGATCTACGGCGTGACGTGCTTGGCGCTGATGATGCGGCTGCGCGCGGTCAGCCCGCGGTACGGCGTGGTGAACACGCTGCTGCATCTCGTCTTCGTCGCCGACATCGTGAGTGCGCTGGCCGTGTTCAGTGGTGGACGACGTCAGGCCGCCGTGGCTGCTCGCTAG
- a CDS encoding CPBP family intramembrane glutamic endopeptidase, which yields MFLRVAVFYVATLLFSGLLIALQGGIGPDPDLLELVQFAPALGVGLMFVLFRRTTRVEARFTPVEVVARKSALVAGIVVAAMAVSVVVHVVAGQPLHFDEQKYPLWALTFTMLIGSAGEELGWRAYLQPYLQTRYGVLRSSLTVGVLWGVWHVGGFANGPVFMGAFLVMTISLSVVLGAVLQSARGTNLAVATVAHTAVNLSMFALFDEESGHAFPMVAMAGAWLVAAVVTHRLLRPTVVAPVLVTR from the coding sequence ATGTTTCTGCGCGTAGCCGTCTTCTACGTCGCCACGCTGCTGTTCTCAGGCCTACTGATCGCTCTACAGGGCGGTATCGGACCGGATCCGGACCTGCTGGAGCTGGTGCAGTTCGCGCCGGCACTCGGCGTCGGGCTGATGTTCGTGCTGTTCCGCCGTACGACGCGTGTGGAGGCTCGCTTCACGCCGGTCGAGGTGGTCGCCCGCAAGTCCGCGCTGGTCGCCGGGATCGTGGTCGCCGCGATGGCCGTGTCGGTCGTCGTCCATGTGGTCGCCGGGCAGCCGCTGCACTTCGACGAACAGAAGTACCCGCTGTGGGCGCTGACCTTCACGATGCTGATCGGCTCGGCCGGCGAGGAACTCGGCTGGCGCGCCTACCTCCAGCCGTACTTGCAGACCCGGTACGGCGTACTGCGCTCGTCGCTCACCGTCGGCGTCCTGTGGGGCGTGTGGCACGTCGGCGGGTTCGCGAACGGGCCGGTCTTCATGGGCGCGTTCCTGGTGATGACGATCTCCCTGTCGGTCGTCCTGGGCGCCGTGCTCCAGTCCGCACGCGGCACAAATCTCGCCGTCGCGACCGTCGCTCACACGGCGGTCAACCTGTCGATGTTCGCACTGTTCGACGAGGAGTCGGGCCACGCGTTCCCGATGGTGGCGATGGCCGGCGCGTGGCTGGTTGCCGCCGTCGTCACGCATCGGCTCTTGCGGCCGACAGTGGTTGCCCCGGTGTTGGTGACACGCTGA
- a CDS encoding SDR family oxidoreductase: protein MSGAQAGDDWKAGQAVAEVLVVGGSGGLGLAVARKYAAQGDSVVVTSRTKAGADEAAALVGGATRGLAVDLAQPATIEEALAEITAVDRLVVTAIAQSANTIAGFDLEDALTAATVKLVGYAETVRVLASRFNPGASVVLLGGLAKDRPYPGSTMVTATNGGVSALARTMAVELAPVRVNVLHPGVVGDSPKWADSDLAHVVNRTPIGRTVTVDEVVDAVDFLLRNGAVNAVDLELDGGTRVL, encoded by the coding sequence GTGTCCGGCGCGCAAGCCGGCGACGACTGGAAGGCGGGACAGGCTGTGGCCGAGGTGCTGGTGGTCGGGGGAAGCGGGGGACTGGGACTCGCGGTGGCTCGGAAGTACGCCGCGCAGGGCGACTCCGTGGTGGTGACGAGCCGGACCAAGGCCGGCGCCGACGAGGCGGCCGCACTGGTCGGCGGCGCGACGCGTGGGCTGGCGGTCGATCTCGCGCAGCCGGCGACGATCGAGGAGGCGCTCGCTGAGATCACCGCGGTCGATCGTCTGGTCGTGACCGCGATCGCGCAGAGTGCGAACACCATCGCCGGGTTCGACCTCGAGGACGCACTGACCGCGGCGACGGTGAAGCTCGTCGGGTACGCCGAGACCGTGCGCGTGCTGGCGAGCCGCTTCAACCCCGGCGCGTCCGTCGTACTGCTCGGTGGTCTGGCGAAGGACCGTCCCTACCCGGGCTCGACGATGGTGACCGCGACCAACGGCGGCGTCTCCGCGCTGGCGCGGACGATGGCGGTGGAGCTCGCGCCCGTGCGCGTCAACGTGCTGCACCCGGGCGTCGTCGGCGACAGCCCGAAATGGGCGGACTCCGACCTGGCCCACGTCGTCAACCGCACGCCGATCGGCCGCACGGTGACGGTGGACGAGGTCGTCGACGCCGTCGACTTCCTGCTCCGCAACGGCGCGGTCAACGCGGTCGACCTCGAGCTCGACGGCGGCACGCGCGTCCTCTGA
- a CDS encoding TetR family transcriptional regulator, which produces MARPRLIDDDAILDATRVVLAELGPVKLTLAAVGARVGLAAPTLIQRFGSKRGLLLASAARSPLMVIRAAAEAEARNTSPMAALRDFALSSVAHIERREQLGNGLGFVQLDVADPEFREHALAHSAAIVDTTARLLGAARTAGELKPSADVDALARLTLVCFNGALQVWAVNGWGSLTDFLRDQLDLLLAPYLIEE; this is translated from the coding sequence GTGGCTCGCCCACGCCTGATCGACGACGACGCGATCCTGGACGCGACGCGCGTCGTACTGGCCGAACTGGGCCCGGTGAAGCTGACCCTGGCGGCCGTCGGCGCGCGGGTCGGGCTGGCCGCGCCGACGCTCATCCAGCGGTTCGGCTCCAAGCGCGGGCTGCTGCTCGCGTCCGCGGCCCGGTCCCCGCTGATGGTGATCCGCGCGGCCGCGGAGGCCGAGGCGCGCAACACCTCGCCGATGGCCGCGCTGCGCGACTTCGCGCTGTCGAGCGTCGCCCACATCGAGCGGCGTGAGCAGCTCGGCAACGGACTGGGGTTCGTGCAGCTGGACGTCGCCGATCCCGAGTTCCGCGAGCACGCGCTGGCGCACTCGGCCGCGATCGTCGACACCACCGCGCGGCTCCTCGGTGCCGCCCGGACGGCCGGCGAGCTGAAGCCTTCCGCCGATGTCGACGCGCTCGCCCGCCTGACCCTGGTCTGTTTCAACGGCGCCCTGCAGGTCTGGGCCGTGAACGGCTGGGGCTCGCTGACCGACTTCCTGCGCGACCAGCTCGACCTGCTGCTCGCGCCGTACCTGATCGAGGAGTGA